CACCGGCATCCCCGTGTGAGGCGTGTGGTGGGTGTCGTGAGTGCGTGGGCGCGGTCAGCACTCACGACACACCACGAGCACGGGTCCCACGGCCCCGGGAGTTCACCCCCGAACACGGCAACGCCGCCCCCGGGAGCTCCCGGGGGCGGCGTTGCGGTCCGTCGTCAGCCGCGCCAGGCGGTCTTCTTGCGGCGCAGGTCGATGAGCAGGCCGATGACCAGGATCGCGGCGATGATGATCAGCCACACGTCCTCGGTCTTGAAGTGGCCACCACCGCTGAGGATGCCCTGGTGGTTGCCGATCAGCATGATCAGGCACGCGAAGACGGAGA
This region of Saccharopolyspora hordei genomic DNA includes:
- a CDS encoding DUF2631 domain-containing protein; protein product: MASTELEKKPSQAVDPAEEPSVEWGWHGGFPKATQVAGWFSVFACLIMLIGNHQGILSGGGHFKTEDVWLIIIAAILVIGLLIDLRRKKTAWRG